The Gossypium hirsutum isolate 1008001.06 chromosome D06, Gossypium_hirsutum_v2.1, whole genome shotgun sequence genome contains the following window.
GTCCATTTAGTTGGAATTGATGAGATGTTTATGTTATATTTTCTTATGGACAtgtattttttgttgttttggttTATTATTAGATGCACATAACAACATATAGTCCAACCAACtaggtttattttgttttaatagtatctattattttaacataaattttttttattttatatataggtAGATAAAAGATGAGACCATTGAGTTGAAATTtatgagatatttttattttgttaattatataCTACAATAGTATAGTAAAAAATGTGATATAGACAAAttgtttagtatttttttaattaaatttttgtactgtatttattgtaaaatttattgtatcatatttatgtattttgataaatatttaaaatggaccaccttaaaaataaattatcaaaatgcgTTATTTGAAACTCTGTGTTAGGGTGTCacatatatgtattttaataatatttttcctatTAGTGGgataaaaatgcccaaatataaattaattatcgaAATATATTTTTTGCAACAAACTAATTGAACTCTTTGTTTTAAAATTGTAGATATCGAAATGGGTTCTTTGATTAATAACAATGATCACATATCAAACACAATTAATAAGATGGTAATAAATTGTTATTTGTTACTCATCGGTTCCTTTATAAAAAGTTCCAGAtcatttacggaattaaattatgttatattaacTATTTCTGTAATTTAATAGTGTCATGGCCCGTACTGCGCATTGAGGGGTCGTGTGAATGGTTTAGGATATCCCTCGGACGAATGACTAATGTCATACTTGGGTTAGCCGAATTCCGGTCAACGACATTGATTCAGACATTTGATTTGCAATGTAACTTAATATCTACTTTGGTCGAGCGGTGGTGCCCGGAGACCTGCACTTTTCATTTGCTACGTGGGGAGTGCATTAACACTCTAGAGGATGTTGCACTACAACTTGAGCTCCCGATTGATGGGAGTGGGGTAACGGGTGTAAGTACAATCTTTAAGCTAGCCGCCCTTTGTGATAACCTACTAGGAGTCTCGCCTGGTAATGCTGAGTCAAAATTTATGGGTTTGAGGTTTTCATGGCTGAAGGCCAGTTTTGAGCATTTACCAATTAATGCCACTGAGCGGGAGCTGTTGTGCACCGCTCGGGCGtgtattatgcatattataggggTGTACTCATGCTAGATGCAAATAACAACAAGATCCATTTGATGTACTTACCCTTGTTAACTAATTTGCATAACATCTGTTTGTATAGTTGGGGTTCCGTAGTACTGGCTATGTTGTACTACGAGCTTTTTTAGACGACAAAGCATTCTGTTGTGGACAAAGGTGGATGCCTCATATTGTTGCAGTCTTGGGATCTTTACTGGATGCCATTCTTGGCACCGGTTAGTCACCAAGCACATGTTTTTCCACTCATGAATAGgtgacaattttttttctaatgataTTATTCTAACAAGTTATTTATTTTCGTAGATGGAGTATCAATTCGGGTGGAGGTCATACACAGTTTCGATATCCCGTCTGATGATTGAACAACATGCCGGGGAAGGGGTAAACTATTCTAATATTCGTGACATGTAATTACTTTGTATATCTTACTTGAACCGTGTTAGAATTGAACCATGTTATTAATTGTGCAGTTCATTTGGATGCCCTATTCATTGCCGAAAATTACGATTGTTATTCCCTCGTCTACCCACATTCATTCAAAATTGTGGTTCATTAACGCCTATTATAAATTTCCAAACAGTGAAGTGGTATAACGGGGATCGAGTACTCCGGCAGTTCGGTTGCATACAATATATCCCAGCTCTGCCAATGCAATTGGGGAAGATCTACGAGATTAGCAAGAGGGCAAAACACGAAAATAATTAAGCAGTAGTGCATCAACAGTATATTGTAATGTGGGACAACCAGATGGCTCGGAGACCTCATATagatatttattttgatttgcaGCCATCGTTAGCATACATACAAGGGTACTCTGATATGGGGAAACTATATTTATTTGGTGGGAAATCAATTTTCACCAACTTGGGGCATATGATTATCCTCTTCCATATACGCCTCCTGCACCCGAGCCAGAACCCTCACTCGAACCTGAGCCAGAGTTTGAGAAAGAGCTCGAACTCGAGCAGTCTCATACGCAGTCTGGGGATAGCTCTTATCATCCGGACTTGGGGTTCGATGACTATTCCTGGGCTCATAAGGCCACAGATATCATTTAGAGTTTCCCAAAGCCAG
Protein-coding sequences here:
- the LOC107900152 gene encoding serine/threonine-protein phosphatase 7 long form homolog, translated to MTNVILGLAEFRSTTLIQTFDLQCNLISTLVERWCPETCTFHLLRGECINTLEDVALQLELPIDGSGVTGVSTIFKLAALCDNLLGVSPGNAESKFMGLRFSWLKASFEHLPINATERELLCTARLGFRSTGYVVLRAFLDDKAFCCGQRWMPHIVAVLGSLLDAILGTDGVSIRVEVIHSFDIPSDD